Proteins from one Malaya genurostris strain Urasoe2022 chromosome 2, Malgen_1.1, whole genome shotgun sequence genomic window:
- the LOC131430797 gene encoding uncharacterized protein LOC131430797, whose translation MQSVAGNIQTAKKNCLSQNYPFRVDPEEPEQQECVDLPETEYDSNFVCRRFVNKPKSERDLWREQFRLKATEKILKQAQEQYETIHRQEQERMPLRKQPDYYMSRDTSDDPQYNLYKTDDMTTFWSYRMRPNTCRRRNTNFTKPISEQLNYQFG comes from the exons ATGCAGTCCGTCGCGGGAAACATTCAAAcggcgaaaaaaaattgtctttcCCAGAATTATCCCTTTCGTGTAGATCCCGAAGAACCGGAACAACAGGAGTGCGTTGATCTGCCGGAGACAGAATATGACAGCAATTTTGTTTGTCGTAGATTTGTTAACAAACCGA AATCGGAACGGGATTTGTGGCGCGAACAGTTTCGCTTGAAGGCAAcagagaaaattttaaaacaagcaCAGGAGCAGTATGAAACTATTCATCGACAGGAGCAGGAACGTATGCCGCTGAGGAAGCAACCGGACTATTACATGAGCCGGGACACAAGTGACGATCCACAGTATAACCTTTACAAAACGGACGATATGACAACTTTCTGGAGCTATCGTATGAGACCCAATACGTGTAGAAGAAGGAACACAAATTTTACGAAACCCATCAGTGAGCAACTAAATTATCAGTTTGGATGA
- the LOC131430792 gene encoding rhodopsin-like has protein sequence MITFAGPHISVVPQAVISNITVVDRVPPEMLHLVDSHWHQFPPMNPLWHSILGMAMFILFCISFIGNGCVMYIFSNTKSLRTPSNLLIVNLAFSDFLMIFTMTPPMMINCYYETWVFGPLACEIYGMCGSLFGCVSIWTMTMIAFDRYNVIVNGLSAKPLTNTGAVLQIFGVWIASLAWTIAPLFGWNRYVPEGNMSVCGTDYLTKSLLSRSYIFAYAIFVYFLPLFLIIYSYIFIIKAVSAHEKNMREQAKKMNVASLRSQDNQNTSMEMKLAKVALVTISLWFLAWTPYLVINFTGIFESAPITPLATIWGSIFAKANAVYNPIVYGISHPKYRAALYKKFPSLSCSETAIDDAQSKVTTASSVHAEEKLSA, from the exons ATGATTACGTTTGCGGGACCGCATATTTCAGTTGTGCCTCAGGCCGTAATATCCAATATAACTGTTGTGGATAGAGTACCACCGGAAATGCTCCACTTGGTCGACTCTCATTGGCACCAGTTTCCACCGATGAACCCACTGTGGCACTCAATTCTTGGAATGGCGATGTTCATTCTATTTTGTATTTCATTTATCGGAAACGGATGTGTAATGTATATATTTTCAAACACCAAATCATTGAGGACGCCATCGAACTTACTGATAGTCAATCTGGCCTTTTCGGACTTCCTGATGATATTCACAATGACTCCACCAATGATGATCAACTGCTACTATGAAACCTGGGTATTCGGCCCACTAGCCTGTGAGATATACGGCATGTGTGGATCACTGTTTGGCTGTGTGTCCATCTGGACCATGACTATGATTGCATTCGATCGATACAACGTTATCGTCAATGGTCTTTCGGCAAAACCGCTGACTAATACTGGTGCTGTGCTGCAAATTTTTGGTGTGTGGATCGCTTCACTTGCCTGGACCATAGCTCCACTGTTTGGCTGGAATCGATACGTACCGGAGGGTAACATGAGCGTATGCGGAACTGACTATCTCACCAAAAGCCTGCTCAGCAGGTCGTACATTTTTGCCTACGCgatatttgtttactttttaccTTTGTTCTTAATCATATACTCGTACATTTTTATAATCAAG GCTGTGTCTGCCCATGAGAAAAACATGCGAGAGCAAGCAAAGAAAATGAACGTTGCATCACTGCGATCGCAGGACAACCAAAATACCAGCATGGAAATGAAACTGGCAAAGGTTGCCCTGGTTACCATCTCCCTGTGGTTCTTGGCCTGGACACCCTACCTGGTGATCAACTTTACCGGAATATTCGAGAGCGCTCCCATTACTCCGTTGGCGACTATATGGGGATCCATTTTCGCCAAGGCCAACGCAGTCTACAATCCAATCGTCTATGGTATCAGTCATCCGAAGTATCGCGCAGCTTTGTACAAGAAATTCCCATCCCTGTCCTGCAGCGAGACGGCGATCGATGATGCGCAATCAAAAGTCACTACCGCTTCATCTGTACATGCGGAGGAAAAATTATCAGCATAA